The region CATCGCCGGGGTCAGCCCGCGCTTCGTGTACACCGCCGCCCTCAAGGGCTTCGCCGGCACGCTGAACGCCGGCCAGCTGAACGCGCTGCAGAACAACCCCAACGTGCGCTACATCGAGGCCGACCTGCCCATGCAGGCGTCGGCCACCCAGACCGGCGCCACCTGGGGCATCGACCGCATCGACCAGCGCTCGCTTCCCCTTTCCACCACCTACAGCTACACCAACACCGGCGCGGGCGTCAACGCCTACATCCTGGACACCGGCATCCGCCTGAGCCACGCCGAGTTCGGCGGCCGCGCGGTATCCGGGTTCGACGCGGTGGACGGCGGCAGCGCCGATGACTGCAACGGGCACGGAACGCACGTGGCCGGCACCGTCGGCGGCGCCGCGTACGGCGTGGCCAAGGGCGTGAAGCTGGTGGCGGTGCGCGTGCTGGACTGCGCCGGCAGCGGCTCCGTCTCGGGCGTCGTGGCCGGCATCGACTGGGTCACCGCGAACCACGTGAAGCCGGCGACCGCCAACATGAGCCTGGGCGGCGGTGCCAGCACCACCATCGACGACGCGGTGACCCGCTCCGTCGCGGCGGGGGTCACCTACGGCGTCGCGGCGGGCAACGGCAACCAGGCCGGCCGCGCGCAGAACGCCTGCAACTACTCGCCGGCCCGCGTGCCGACCGCCATCACGGTGGGCGCCACCACGTCGACCGACGCCAAGGCCTCGTACTCCAACTACGGCACCTGCGTCGACATCTTCGCGCCGGGCAGCAGCATCAAGTCGGCCTGGTACACCGGCGACACCGCCACCAACACCATCAGCGGCACCTCGATGGCCACCCCGCACGTGGTGGGCGTGAGCGCGCTCTTCCTGCAGAGCAACCCGGGCGCCTCGCCGGCGGCCGTGGAAGCCGCGCTCGAGGGCAACGCCACCCCCGGCAAGGTAACGTCCGCCGGCACCGGCTCGCCCAACCTGCTGCTCTTCACGGCGTACTGAGCCGCGAACGGTTCCAGCAGTCCTGAACGCGCGGAGCCCCGCCGGATCTTCGGATCCGGCGGGGCTCTTCGCGTCGTGGGCCGGCTGGCTCAGATCCCCAGGTACGAGCCGATGGCGAACACCCGGGCGGCGCCCTCGCCGTCGCCGACGCGCCAGTAGTGGCCGACGGTGACGCCCAGGATCATTCCGA is a window of Longimicrobium sp. DNA encoding:
- a CDS encoding S8 family peptidase; the encoded protein is MKRTTFALASLVALTACSDGETPMSADVSAPVLSQSASGRYVVVLNDDADPRSVAAIAGVSPRFVYTAALKGFAGTLNAGQLNALQNNPNVRYIEADLPMQASATQTGATWGIDRIDQRSLPLSTTYSYTNTGAGVNAYILDTGIRLSHAEFGGRAVSGFDAVDGGSADDCNGHGTHVAGTVGGAAYGVAKGVKLVAVRVLDCAGSGSVSGVVAGIDWVTANHVKPATANMSLGGGASTTIDDAVTRSVAAGVTYGVAAGNGNQAGRAQNACNYSPARVPTAITVGATTSTDAKASYSNYGTCVDIFAPGSSIKSAWYTGDTATNTISGTSMATPHVVGVSALFLQSNPGASPAAVEAALEGNATPGKVTSAGTGSPNLLLFTAY